Part of the Quercus lobata isolate SW786 chromosome 6, ValleyOak3.0 Primary Assembly, whole genome shotgun sequence genome, TCTCAACTTTCTTGACCCTAAAACCCATCCCAACAATTTGCATTAAGCAATCACCGCCCAGAAAaattatctattattattagCAAGATTTTCCCAtaatttctatctaaaaaatgcTTCCACCATTACCATGTATTTCCAAATAAGTTCTCACGCAACTTGTAGGCTTATTAATCAGTAATTAGCTATCTGCATATATCATAGAATACTTTCAACCTAGCAACAATGATAACACAAATCGTAAGAAATCCTACCTAATTATGCTGCTATTTGAGGGAGTACAAATAAACATAGATCTTGTGTGACTTCCATGGAGAACTTCTCTGCTAGAGTGCTAGCATTCTTCAAAATGGGCTTCCAAATTCTTAGATGTGTCTGTAACATGAACATTACTCTAAATAGGTGAGTAAACAAAGCatcataaacaataaactatacgCAAAGTACATACGATATAGAAAACTAACCAAATTATAGTCTAACTCATTTatcctaaaattttcaaacacatgCTAACAAATAgatattgatataaaatattcaccTTGTAACAAAACTTAATAAGTCTCAAACACACATCTTTAATAGCTTTAAATGAATTTGTCATAATTGTATTTAAGCTATGGCTCAAGCAATAAGAGGCAGCAAATATGATTCCATAAAAAACTATTCTCTTCTTGTCTAATAATGTTTAGGAGGGTTGTCGCCTTGAATTCAACTAAATTCTCtcaaatcatatttaacaaccaagaacgaaaccctaaatcatatttaacaacaaaaaacgaaaccctaaatcatatttaacatcccaaattatagaacaaaataaaaacttaccgGTAATGTTTGCGGAGAGAATCTGGTCAGATGGTAAAgtctcaaaatcaaaaactttctGCCACTAAAGGAGTGGGTGGCTGGTGCCTGCGGACTATAGTTTAGGGGTTTGAAGGTAGAGAAGGGACAAAGATTGAAGGTAGAGAAGGGACAAAGATTGGACTATAGTTTACGCtttgagctttgttttttaagggctgaaatttttgggtttttttttttttcctttttgataatgccGGTTGTCTCTACACCCAATCGTCCCCTAACAAATCCTTGGCTTCTGACCTAAAAACAGATATTAAAGAAGCACCAATATTCACAGGCAAGAAAATCATtcaagatttaaaaaagaattttgataatatgTACACGACCTACCTGCGCATAGATCTGACCATATAATGAATATTATTCATGAGACATAAATGGGTCAAAGCAGGATCTTTATACTGCTTAGCTTTTCCATCCAAATTGGTTTGAAGAGCCTACATTATTCTTATTGTTATTGAGGCCAATTGCGAACCCGTTTCATCTTTGTTATCAAATTCTATAAAAAGCTGCTTCACGGTTGATTGATAGCTGTAAGCtttgagctttgttttttaagggctgaaatttttgggtgtttttttttttcctttttgataatgccggtttgaaaattttgggtgttttttttttccttttgataatgccggtttgaaaattttgggtgttttttttttttttttccttttttgataatgccggtattttttttagtcttaaaagtttttttttttttttttttttcctttttgataatgccggtttgaaatttttgggtgtttttttttcctttttgataatgccagtttttttttagtcttaaaaagtttttttttttttaatactgtgCTGACGTGTAAAATTGTGAGaacttcaaaagcttcggttttatatatatatatatatatatatatatagattaatagTCTAATTACATCTTTTTTTATACTAGCGTATAACCGGCAAAATGCAAAATGCTGGGAATCCGCTAGTGTATTTATTACACTAGCGTATAAACTCtcaatctatattttttttttctttatcatctCTTACACAAAATGtccttaatattttaatttaaacttcaGTTAATACCAGTAAATTTGTACAATAAACTTGATAGGCTGCAGTATACGTCCCACAACGTTGATTGCACTATCCACTTACAACTCTGATGCATTGGAAGTATTCGAGCATCGGAGAAACACCACTAATTACAGACATGCAACTAATTATAGACAGGGCCAACCGTTGACCAACTCTTTTATCTTTGAAGATCATGTGTTCATAACAGAGTTAAGAAACTCGACAATCACAAAAGCCCATAATGATGTAAAGAAATTAGGAGTTAAGGTAAATGCAACCCCTGGGACTGCATATCTGAAGGATCAATCAAGCCTTCTAATACAACAAGCTGGTCCAACAGTCCAAGCTTCTCATCTTCAAGAGTCTTTACCTCATCTTCCATCTCTTTCAGCTCTCTCCCCAACACAAAGCTCTCTTCCTCCAGCAGCAAATACTTCCGCCTTAATGCTCGATACTCGCTTCCAGATGCAGAAGAATCAGGCAATGAATCAGAGTTTGATCTCTCCGATTGCTGGAATGATGGCAAAACTTCATTCTTAAAGTTTCTCTTGGAGGCCTTCTGAGTTTTCAATGACAAAGGCCCTTGTACCCCTTGAACTTCTCTGACATCATTCCCCTGTAAATGAAAGGGAGAAGTGTTTTGGGTTGAGATTTTCTTCTTCCGTAACTTAGGATTTGAATTTTCCTCGGACTGTGGCATCCTTGGATCTTGCATTTCCACCAGCAAAATCTAAACAATGTTCACTGCCACAAAACACAGGCTAGCTAGTTCAGAGGCAAGGAGTGTATATCCTGAAACTTGGacgatacaattttttttttttgataagtaaaaacttggatgataaatttattatacACATTCTTCAAGAAAAGAAGTTCAACAAGTCCTTTGTAAATACATTTATGAGAACCTCCTCCCACTATAAGAACAAGGTGAAGGTAGATGTTATGGGCTCAATACTCACTGTGTAAACATGtaacttacaaataaaaaaattatatataaaaaaaaaaagtcctttgTAGATGCAACCCTTTCACTCTATAAATATATTCCTAACCGCCCCCACCACAcccagaaaatttttttaagtaccaAAGAAATCATGTAGAAAGTAACTTTATGTTAGAATAAGAATAGATCAGGGGAAGAGGAGAGAAGACGAGAGGGAATGGGAAGAGGAAGGAGTGGCACATCTCTCCCAATCCAAATATACCCCAAGTCTAAGGGACTACGGCAAACCAACATGCAGAGGGAAAAAACATGATTATGTGGTATCGAATCAAGCACAGAGAACTGAATCAATTTAGCACCCTACGaatataaaagtttttttaCCTAAAAGATTTTAGCAGTTTTATCTTATGGCTCCAGCATGCTTTCATGTTCATCTTCAAAAACAATCAAGCATATGCTCAACAGTAACTATAAGGAGGGGGGATTTAAtaaaatccttcaaaaataaataaataaaaaacaaataaaaaattcaagtaGACTTCATTTAAGTTATTGAATTCCCTAATTTTTCTGCCAGTACTTACTACCTATAGCATCAAGAGTACCACATTCTCTACATCAAGAGCCAGCACATGCATTTTAGGTTAACCAAGCATTTGTTAACACAGCCCTTAATCCAAGTGCAGCTCTAGAGTCACCTAGCCACCAATTTATAGCTTGGTCCATTATTTGGGATctcattttattcaaaattaagTGGAATTGACCACAAATAGAAATGGCAATACATAaccttcatttctttatttacAAGCAATTTAAGAAACCAAAACAACAATATACCTATGTCATTGTGAGGAACCACCTTGATCCATGTTCTGAATAGCCTTATCGACCATCAAAATCCAAACTCTTATAAGAGGTGTTACTCCACACTAAACATACACCATTAGTTCTTTTGAAAAAAACCGAGTATACGTAATCTACAGACAAATACTCATTTGAAAGTGTCCCACGGTGATCTAATATCTTTTCAACAAAATGATGTGAGAATCCGCGGTGAAGAAATAAGGAGATTATGCTAAAGCAGGTTTCACTCAACACAGAGCTTCTTTTTACTGGTAAATTAAACACTGTACTgagtgggtcttgaacccacaacctcactctTCATCCCATTCTTATAAGAGAGGAAGTTGTCATTCGAACTATAGCTCATTGACAGGTTCCACTCAAcattgtttatcaaaaaatccTGAAAAATGAACTATCCCAAAATAATAGCTGAACATCCCTTTCAACTGATTGATCCACTCCTATGTTGACCATAATCATTCCAATATTCATTATCAAGGCCGTTCCACTTGAATTGAATCTCAAGGTAAGGACCACAGACGGCAACTTAATACAAACAACAAGGTTGATATTGCGTAAAATAAACTAATGGCAAAAGCTCATTAAGATTCATCAACACAAGGACCATCAGGACTGCACAATCTAGGGAAAGCAACTTTCCATTGTGCGTGCTTATCTCAAATTCAGCATCAACATCATAGCATTTTcagaacaaaaaatatatgctAAAATGTACTTTACACCCTCTAAGTTTAGAGTTGCTTCTAAATCAGTCCTTCGACTTTTAAACCTTTCAATTTACACCATCAATTATTACAACAATGTCAATGTGCCCCTTCCCGTTACACTCTATTGTATTTTTGCCGTTAACCCGTCTAAAAACGACATtgtttttctactttttctGCACAAAATGACATCCTTGTTGTGTGGCTTAACAGGAAGGTTTTAACAGATGTTGATGGAATGggcacatttttaaaaattcaatatttggGGAAgtggggatttgaaccctggatGTCTATATTGGAAACACCAGgaggtgccagttgagctacaagactcATGGCAGAATGGGCATATTGATTTTGCTGTAATATTTGAGGGTGTAAATTGTTAGCTTTAGTAGTTAAGGGACCGATTAAGAAGCAAAGTCAAACTTAGCAGGTGTAAATAGTAATTATCCTCAATATAAAAACTGCAATACACTATTTTAGGGGGGAAAggtggaaattaaaaaaaaagaatggatgATGGATCTCATCTTTCAAAATGATCTCTTAACATCTTACATAGAAAGGCAAACATTCCACTTGGACTGATGTAATCAAGTTTGATATGCAATTTATAGTTATAGATGCGAAAAGCCAAAAAGAAGGCTTAATTCAAATTATAGGATAAAAGTAGGGTTTCATATAAAGAAAGGAGATGGTAGGATGACAAGAAGGGAATGAAGAGGAAGGGAAGAAAACAGGGCCGGCCCTTCCCTTAGGCgagttaggcaattgcctaaggcccccaagtcccaaaattttagaaaagaaccaACCGGGTAGtttcaaatgaattacaaaaataatctggcacatccttttaaccaaaaaatcaaaaattttggtaaatcctattaaacattggttctaaacaaaatcattgagcaaaaaacaaacagataaactacaaatccggtctaagagattaaccacaaaacaatcacaaatcaaaacaaataaatccactcaaaaccctaaaaattttacctttcaCTCTAGTCTgtgctctccgcctctctctagtctccagtCTCCACTGTTCAGTCTCCAGCTGGACCGCCTCAGCCTCTCTCTGAttctctgctctccgcctctctcaagtctcaattGCTCACCTCACTGTATCAGGTTCTGAGGTTCAGGAATcaggtataaaattataaatatttgggcaCAGGGCActccattttatttgttaagaactTAAGATAACTTTGTTGATTTGGGCCCTCCCTGGCtggttttgtaactttgtttatCACTTATCAGTTTATCATTATGGCTGCCTGGACCCTCCCTGGACTGGGCGTTAAGTTTGGGCcttcaagcattttttttttttttggttatagataggatttgttttttttttgggtgggtctTATTAATAAGTCTTGTATCAGTGTTATGGCTgagtttaaatttttgttatggttGTGTTTAATTGGTTGAAATTGTtaaaaacttgttattattCAGTGAAACTACAACAATACGCACGTGCTCAtaggctcttttattttttgggtaacggttaattttgaacatttattataatttaggattactttattttccaatcacaaaaaaaatctaggggtgtgatgaaaaaattaaaaatatcacaaaatctagcaggtgaaataattttttcatcacacccctagattttttttgtgattggaaaataaagtaatctcaaattataataaatgctcaaaattaacccttacccaaaaaataaaagagcctctgagcacgcgcgtgagctcgtgcttagaggctagtattccgtaattattataattttttgccaattttGTTTATGTATTAATCAACGTGTCATTAATTGGAAGATGATGCTATAATTTAGTATTAACCTATaggggaaggaaaaaaagatccattgaataaatcttataaatagtGCATATAATGAAAATGCATAATGAAATCGTAACAAtaaaactacttaaaaaatacaTGTGGTGACCAACGaaatatttaaccaaaaaaaaaaaatgttatatgtgTAATATCAGTCATTCACAAATGTGTAATATTAATAGACAAACATGTAAACTTTGATTGGgtataaatagaaaattataacattaaaaccgaaaaataaaaaagagcctCATCACACGTGCTCCTATATATCATCCAAATTTTGTGTTGCTTCTAATGTGAATGTTAAtagataaattttgaaaaccttaatataattagaatttgaaagtGTTGAAGATTGTTCAAACTGggtttgtgattgaaaaatataaagtaaCAGTTCAATATTGTCATGTACTTCATTTTTAGATCTCTCTGTTAAAGTGGCCCAACTTCCTTACAAAAATTACCCTGTAACATATGGAGAATCCTGAAGAATGAGGGGTCCTAGTTAACTTGTTAAAGAACATCGGTAGcataaaatcttgttttttttttttttattaaaaaaaaattcacccaCCATACATATGCAtaagtcaaaatttccaaaataaacATGCAAAGGTAAACAGAAGCATAGATATAAGATTAGGAAttgacaaataaataatttccctcttcatttgaaaaataaaataaaataaaaatgaaagaagggAACACCATAGGTACATTGTAATTACACATTCAAAAAATGATTCAATTATTTGATTGTTGCTTTCCATGATTCAAATGTAATTACACATTCAAAATTAAGTGGCTCAAATGTGAAACATGAGTAAGAAAAGGAAATGTAAAAGTTTGGTAACTTCTTCATAAAATCTTGGGGTTCATGCAATCTTAACACTTTCGTTTGGCTAAAATCTAAAATCCTAGATTGGCATCAGTCATCGATCTATCAAGGTCGCTTTATAGCGCTTTCAGTTGAAACACATATCTGCAAACCACAATGTGAATGGAATAAGGATGTTACTATCTTTCTCAAGAGTTTTTGGTCCaaacaaagtaaaagaaaatttttgacaGAAAATTTGAATAGATTGAACCGTGCAAACATACCTTTTAGTACATGTTTCCCAATAGTGATAATGCCCATTCATCCTCATCCACCAATTTGAAACCAAAATCCTTTCATTCAAAATGGCATGCAAAACGTATTAGATCAAATTAGACtccataaaattatttcataaaagTAGAAGGAACAAAAGCAAATATCATAAGAAATAGGAATGAGATCAAACTTGTCAGCACTCTTGAAAGTATAAGAGATTTCGCAAATTGGCGGAGGAAATGATAGACTCTTGaaatctaggggtgtgatgaaaaaattatttcacttgctagattttgtgatatttttaattttttcatcacacccctagattttttttgtgattggaaaataaagtaatcccaaattataataaatgctcaaAATTAACCCttagccaaaaaatagaagagcctatGAGCACGTGCTCAAAGGCtagtttttttataaatggataaaacaatttgaaaaccATCAAAAGAGTGGtcttattttgtaggcaatgttttagtgcaaGTTAGACATATATTTTTACCTGATTATCCTTTacttttgtctctacttaaacataggctgtaggggtattttggaaccaaaaaaaaaaaaaaatctagtccaAACAGGTgtagccccttaaatagtagtatagataaatcaggttttatttctcatttgctctatacttgaaagttattttttattttagtctttataaatatattgtttgattagaaatgtctacTTGAAATTATGCatttggatatgaaaaacttaaaaaaggaaaaaaagaagaaaaattaattgagtctcaaaaaggattaatggataaatttgttattagtaataaacaaaatataacacaaaatttagatgaaaatatcacaaatgagtaagaaattcaccaaaataatttagaagaaaatgatgttcaattttgcaatacaacaaatcttgataatgaacttcaaaataatttagaagaaaatgaaaataatgatgaaaaacataatataaaatattaaataaacattaatttaattaatatataagtataaaaaagaCCCCATTTTTAGTTCTCACTTTAGGCCCTAAAATGTCTAGGACCGACCTTGTTTCCCTTTCATCCTCTCTCTGCCTTAACCCACGTCACACTGTGCTCCATGGCTGACCACCAAGTTCTCCTTCTAAACCTCCATAGCCGGAGCTTTTCAAGCTCATCACCTCCAACCATGCACCACTGTCGAAACccagccaaaatcaaatcatgaCGACCATCACGGCCAAAACCCAGCCAAAATCAAATCGCAACAAAAACCCAGAAGCccaccaaatcacaaatcaaatcaCACTCACTGAAATCAAagcacaaaacccacaaaacaaccaaaatcacaaaatgaaaatactgAAAGTGAACCCACcgttaaaaaaacatatattggttttgttattatattttagaagaagAATCATCTTGTTGAACTAATTTTATATCCAAATTAATAAAACACATACCACAAGCAAGAATGATAGACtgaaaacaaagcaaaaaaaaattgtatttcccagaaagtgtttttagaaaatagaaagggtaagcaaaatataaaaattatttgcttcataatctcaaataaataaataaataaccaaaaatcacaaaccatAATCTGGTGAAGCCTCATGAGCCACAATTTCACTTAAGATGATCGTCTGAGttgagaggaagagattttTATAGTCTTTGGTTCGGCAGCACAATCTTCGATTTCCTTTTTTGATGTGGCTTTCGCTCGCTCTTCTCCTATCAGCCTAGGCGACgtataaagagaaataaaaggaagaaaaacaaagtacctcgtaaaaaagaagaaaagaaaaatggtgagAGAAGAAAGACGAACTGAGATCAGGTGCACtgttgtaaatatttttttttacattttttactctttttttttataaaattttttaactctcctttaatatattttatttaatggttgagattgaaagttgttttttcaacttttaatctcaGCCATTAATTACAATTGCATCAGGGTATCGcacttgaatttgaaaaaacacaaaaagatctacacatacacatacacatacaaatacgtatacacatacacatacacatacacatacacatacataagcacgcataaacacatatacataaatataagcacgcataaacacatacacatacaaatacataagcacacatacacatacacatacataagcatacatacataaacatacacatacgcatacaaatacacataaacatacatacatatacacataaatatacatatacataaacataaacacacatccACATAAACACGTATAAA contains:
- the LOC115950633 gene encoding uncharacterized protein LOC115950633; the protein is MQDPRMPQSEENSNPKLRKKKISTQNTSPFHLQGNDVREVQGVQGPLSLKTQKASKRNFKNEVLPSFQQSERSNSDSLPDSSASGSEYRALRRKYLLLEEESFVLGRELKEMEDEVKTLEDEKLGLLDQLVVLEGLIDPSDMQSQGLHLP